A stretch of the Asticcacaulis sp. ZE23SCel15 genome encodes the following:
- the metC gene encoding cystathionine beta-lyase has protein sequence MKDLSRVVHPPEPNMDGFKSLSVPIYRASTIVFDDAQAYANRKYRGPDGYTYGLHGTPTTKALEEQLTALEGGTRTVIVPSGQAGITIVFLTVLLPGDHVLIPDTAYPPVRGFCENYLKPRGIHYTVYDPMIGAGVADLMQANTKLVWMESPGSTTMEFQDVPAIIAAAHAKGALVGADNTWATPLLFKPLMHGADFVMEALTKYVGGHSDILLGSISVRDVELHRALKATTRMIGIGVSPDDCALALRGMQTMGVRLAHMGKVSTEFAERLVGLSSVERVLHPALTSCPGHDYFKRDFVGASGVFSVVLKPAANAAVDAALDTLKTFSIGASWGGTRSLIVPMDIRPDRVAVPWKEDGLILRISVGLEDPADLWADLEVLFAHLNTAVDASDIAAE, from the coding sequence ATGAAAGATTTGTCGCGCGTCGTGCATCCGCCGGAACCCAATATGGACGGTTTCAAATCCTTGAGCGTGCCGATCTATCGGGCCTCGACCATCGTGTTTGACGATGCGCAGGCCTATGCCAACCGCAAGTATCGCGGGCCGGACGGCTATACCTACGGCCTGCATGGCACACCGACGACTAAGGCCCTTGAAGAGCAACTGACCGCCCTCGAAGGCGGGACCCGCACAGTCATCGTCCCGTCGGGTCAGGCGGGCATTACCATCGTCTTCCTGACGGTACTGTTGCCGGGCGATCATGTGCTGATACCTGATACGGCCTATCCGCCGGTGCGGGGGTTCTGCGAGAACTACCTGAAGCCGCGTGGCATCCACTATACGGTCTATGATCCGATGATCGGGGCCGGCGTGGCTGACCTGATGCAGGCTAACACCAAGCTGGTGTGGATGGAAAGTCCCGGCTCGACCACGATGGAGTTCCAGGATGTCCCCGCCATCATCGCCGCGGCCCATGCCAAGGGCGCGCTGGTCGGGGCCGATAATACCTGGGCGACGCCTTTGTTGTTCAAGCCGCTCATGCACGGCGCCGATTTCGTGATGGAAGCCCTGACCAAATATGTCGGGGGTCATTCCGATATATTGCTGGGCTCGATCAGCGTGCGCGACGTCGAACTTCACCGCGCGCTTAAGGCCACGACCCGCATGATCGGCATTGGGGTTTCGCCTGATGACTGCGCGCTGGCCCTGCGCGGGATGCAGACCATGGGCGTGCGTCTGGCACATATGGGTAAGGTCTCGACTGAATTTGCCGAGCGTCTGGTGGGTTTGTCGTCGGTGGAGCGTGTCCTGCATCCCGCGCTTACGTCCTGTCCCGGCCATGACTATTTCAAGCGCGATTTCGTCGGTGCCTCCGGCGTGTTTTCCGTGGTGCTGAAACCAGCGGCCAATGCGGCGGTGGATGCCGCCCTTGATACGCTCAAAACCTTTTCGATCGGGGCGTCATGGGGCGGCACGCGCAGCCTGATCGTGCCCATGGACATCAGGCCAGATCGCGTGGCCGTGCCGTGGAAAGAGGATGGCCTGATCCTGCGCATTTCAGTTGGGCTCGAAGATCCTGCCGATCTGTGGGCCGATCTGGAGGTGCTGTTCGCGCATCTCAATACGGCGGTTGACGCGTCTGATATTGCGGCGGAATGA
- a CDS encoding amino acid ABC transporter substrate-binding protein — protein MGRRGLVIIGFTAALSGALAACSPAPKPASDAAPAGKAGSTLATVQKHGYVSCGASQANAGFSLPDDKGYWRGLDIDMCRAVAAAVLGDQDKARFVPLTGQQRLTALQTGEIDLLPRTTTWTMARDANGVNFTFPNYYDYTGFMVRAATGATKPADIKGASVCVQTGSITEVIFADVSWRQKLDLKPVIFDNVSATRQAFFSGRCDALITDASSLYSVRATQSKNPDDYVIFAANDEANPLTPAVRHGDDQWFDIVKWVFQAQITAEYLGITSANVDEMLKSEDPAIRRLLGVEAGYGKALGLREDWAYQIIKQVGNYGEVYDRNVGKDSKLKIERGLNRLQRDGGLMVPLPFS, from the coding sequence ATGGGGCGCAGGGGATTAGTCATCATCGGATTTACCGCCGCACTTTCTGGGGCGCTGGCCGCCTGTTCACCGGCGCCGAAACCGGCAAGTGATGCCGCACCGGCGGGTAAGGCCGGATCGACTCTGGCGACCGTGCAAAAGCATGGCTATGTGTCGTGCGGCGCGTCTCAGGCCAATGCCGGGTTCTCTCTGCCCGATGACAAAGGCTACTGGCGCGGGCTTGATATCGACATGTGCCGGGCGGTGGCAGCGGCGGTTCTGGGCGATCAGGATAAGGCGCGCTTTGTGCCCCTGACCGGCCAGCAGCGGCTGACCGCCTTGCAGACGGGCGAGATCGACCTTCTGCCGCGCACCACGACCTGGACGATGGCGCGTGATGCCAATGGCGTCAATTTCACCTTTCCCAACTATTATGACTATACCGGCTTCATGGTGCGGGCGGCGACGGGGGCGACCAAACCGGCTGATATCAAGGGCGCGTCCGTGTGTGTTCAGACCGGATCGATCACCGAAGTGATCTTTGCCGATGTGTCGTGGCGGCAGAAACTCGACCTCAAACCCGTCATTTTCGACAATGTATCGGCCACGCGTCAGGCGTTTTTCTCCGGCCGGTGCGATGCCCTGATCACTGACGCTTCGTCGCTCTATTCGGTGCGGGCGACCCAGTCCAAAAATCCTGATGACTATGTGATCTTTGCGGCCAATGACGAAGCTAACCCCCTGACGCCTGCGGTTCGCCACGGCGATGATCAGTGGTTTGATATCGTTAAATGGGTGTTTCAGGCGCAGATCACCGCCGAATATCTGGGTATCACCAGTGCCAATGTCGATGAGATGCTAAAATCCGAAGACCCGGCCATTCGCCGCTTGCTGGGGGTTGAAGCCGGTTACGGCAAGGCGCTGGGTCTGCGCGAAGACTGGGCCTATCAGATCATCAAACAGGTCGGCAATTACGGCGAAGTCTATGACCGCAATGTCGGCAAAGACTCAAAGCTTAAGATCGAGCGCGGCCTGAACCGCCTGCAAAGGGACGGGGGGCTTATGGTGCCCCTGCCGTTTAGCTAA
- a CDS encoding alkaline phosphatase, whose product MKRFSVLLTMMTLTSWPVAVHAEPMMTAAADTAFREGQRSLDAALRRTPNTGKAKNIILFIGDGMGINSVTAGRILAGQTRGLDGASYSLSFDAFPYTALSKTYAADALVTDSANGISAITTGFKTINGAIGVNGKVRPKDCATGLANRVSNIAEQAKRKGLSTGVVTTSALTDATPAGFYGHIASRDWQADTDMPAEVTKAGCTDLARQLVEAPDNVRLDVALGGGAAKFLPKAVGSAGARGDNRDLTKLWRTQTPAAKFVTTAKGLNAVETKNTNSLLGIFAPSHLPSVIDHDKFPDTPSLAEMTSKAIEVLSKNPKGYVLLVESASIDKWHHRNNAYRALTDVDELSKAVAVAVDKSDPAETLIIVTADHSHALAMSGYAAREADILGLARQKGVNQLDKTGKPRTILSYASGPGEQDHEHELTQAEAVGPDFLQPALVPLSSAAHGGEDVPVYAYGPQAHLISGTVESSYIYHVMAYALSLSED is encoded by the coding sequence ATGAAACGCTTCTCTGTTCTGTTGACTATGATGACCCTTACGTCGTGGCCTGTGGCTGTGCATGCCGAACCGATGATGACCGCCGCAGCAGATACCGCGTTCCGTGAGGGGCAACGGTCCCTTGACGCGGCCCTCCGGCGTACGCCCAATACCGGCAAGGCCAAAAACATCATTCTGTTTATCGGCGATGGCATGGGCATCAACTCCGTCACCGCTGGTCGCATATTGGCGGGTCAGACCCGAGGCCTTGATGGTGCCAGCTACAGTCTGTCATTCGATGCGTTTCCCTACACCGCCCTGTCAAAGACCTACGCCGCAGATGCGTTGGTGACGGATTCCGCCAATGGTATTTCCGCCATCACCACGGGTTTCAAAACCATCAATGGTGCCATAGGCGTTAATGGCAAGGTCAGGCCCAAGGATTGCGCAACGGGCCTTGCTAACCGGGTGAGCAACATTGCTGAGCAGGCCAAGCGTAAGGGGTTGTCGACAGGCGTAGTCACGACCTCGGCCCTGACAGATGCGACCCCTGCGGGCTTTTATGGCCATATCGCCAGCCGTGACTGGCAGGCCGATACCGATATGCCGGCTGAGGTCACAAAGGCGGGCTGTACCGATCTGGCCCGGCAGTTGGTTGAAGCCCCGGATAATGTCAGGCTGGATGTCGCTTTGGGCGGTGGCGCGGCGAAATTCCTGCCCAAGGCCGTAGGCTCCGCGGGCGCGCGTGGCGATAACCGTGACCTGACTAAGCTCTGGCGCACACAGACGCCCGCGGCGAAGTTTGTCACCACCGCCAAGGGTTTGAACGCCGTCGAGACCAAGAACACCAATAGTCTTTTGGGCATTTTCGCCCCGTCGCATCTTCCGTCGGTCATTGACCACGACAAATTTCCGGACACGCCATCCCTGGCGGAGATGACCTCAAAAGCTATTGAGGTTCTGTCGAAAAATCCCAAGGGGTATGTCCTGCTCGTCGAGTCGGCCTCGATCGATAAGTGGCACCACAGGAACAATGCTTACCGCGCCCTGACCGATGTCGATGAGTTGTCCAAAGCTGTGGCCGTCGCTGTAGACAAGTCCGATCCGGCTGAGACACTGATCATCGTCACGGCTGATCACAGTCATGCTCTGGCAATGTCCGGCTATGCCGCGCGTGAGGCCGATATACTTGGTCTGGCGCGGCAAAAAGGCGTCAATCAACTGGATAAGACTGGCAAACCGCGCACGATCCTGAGTTATGCGTCCGGGCCCGGCGAACAGGACCATGAGCATGAATTGACACAGGCAGAGGCCGTTGGTCCCGACTTTCTACAGCCGGCGCTGGTGCCTTTGAGCAGTGCGGCTCACGGCGGTGAGGATGTGCCGGTTTATGCTTACGGCCCGCAGGCCCATCTGATTTCAGGGACGGTCGAGTCCAGTTACATCTATCATGTCATGGCTTATGCGCTCAGCCTATCAGAAGATTAA
- a CDS encoding LysR substrate-binding domain-containing protein, which yields MNIRQLEIFRAVMMGGSASRAAELLQITQPAVSRAVAELEDNLGFFLFDRVKGRLVPTPEGILFFRDVNDSFIGLDRIRSSAARIRDFGLGTIRIASQAALGSTLVPRAIHAFRKVHPDVAITLQVLSSATVRDYVMYQQFDIGLAAEEVDLSGVEHRLFGSFRAVCAVPPGHALADKDIIRPEDLDGLPFIALSPEDRLRAQLTTIFDEAGVKPQVVVETPYALTVCALVLAGVGVGIVNLVAAEGFPERGLILKPFEPEIYFRSYLLFRPDTQKAQVVNRFVGALLRARSYNRTLMPK from the coding sequence ATGAATATACGTCAATTGGAGATATTCCGCGCCGTCATGATGGGGGGCTCGGCGTCGCGGGCGGCAGAGTTGTTGCAAATCACCCAGCCCGCGGTCAGCCGCGCGGTGGCGGAACTGGAGGATAACCTCGGTTTCTTTCTGTTTGATCGCGTTAAGGGTCGGCTGGTGCCGACGCCCGAAGGTATTCTGTTCTTTCGTGATGTGAATGACAGCTTCATTGGCCTTGATCGTATCCGCTCCTCGGCGGCGCGTATCCGCGATTTTGGTCTGGGTACGATCCGTATTGCCTCGCAGGCCGCCCTGGGGTCTACGCTGGTGCCGCGGGCCATCCATGCCTTTCGTAAGGTGCATCCGGACGTCGCTATAACCTTGCAGGTGTTATCGTCGGCGACGGTCCGCGACTATGTGATGTATCAGCAGTTTGATATCGGTCTGGCGGCCGAAGAGGTTGATCTGTCCGGGGTTGAGCATCGTTTGTTTGGCAGCTTTCGCGCCGTCTGCGCCGTGCCGCCGGGCCATGCCCTGGCAGACAAGGATATCATCCGGCCCGAAGATTTGGATGGGCTGCCGTTTATCGCTCTGTCTCCCGAAGACCGTCTGCGGGCGCAACTGACGACCATATTCGATGAGGCGGGCGTCAAGCCGCAGGTCGTGGTCGAAACCCCCTATGCCCTGACGGTGTGCGCGCTGGTGCTGGCGGGCGTTGGAGTGGGTATCGTCAATCTTGTGGCCGCCGAAGGCTTTCCCGAACGCGGGCTTATCCTGAAGCCGTTTGAGCCTGAAATCTATTTCCGCTCCTACCTTTTGTTTCGGCCCGACACTCAAAAGGCGCAGGTCGTCAACCGTTTCGTCGGGGCCCTGCTTAGGGCGCGCTCCTACAACCGCACGCTCATGCCTAAATAG
- a CDS encoding lipase family protein, with protein MKRIAGKFSKLAVMTALFAQGAVAHDAVLHAHTDIAQGDGRVPAFYSWSRPVPGHEGGMVAMETLESSLSLSQAGSAYRILYTSKDGVDGEDIVAVSGAVFLPKGKAPDGGWPVIAWAHGTVGMADVCAPSLAGRSARDNAYLNTWLKEGYAIVATDYQGLGTPGPHPYVNARPQAYSVLDSIRAAQRGFPVLSPKTVIVGQSQGGQAAVAAAAYALAYAPELDIRGTVATGTPYKFSQSLQVAGQVSGKLDPKVAKAADPTIYYMFYGLLMAQQTQPDLKVADIVSPEALPLFEQAKSVCNTRLDADIRGAMLTRDMTFNTEAYNAAMTPVLAKLDYPGLKFKSPLFLGIGGKDAEVPSSAQLALAKDACAEGSVVVTKLYPELSHSGAVNGSLPDSLPFVKAAFEGKPIAPQCPK; from the coding sequence ATGAAGCGCATCGCGGGAAAATTCTCGAAACTGGCTGTAATGACAGCGCTTTTTGCGCAAGGAGCCGTCGCCCATGATGCGGTGCTGCACGCCCATACCGATATAGCTCAGGGTGATGGCCGTGTACCGGCCTTTTATAGCTGGTCGCGTCCGGTGCCGGGCCACGAAGGCGGGATGGTGGCGATGGAGACTCTGGAATCGAGCCTGAGCCTGAGCCAAGCCGGATCGGCTTATCGCATCCTTTATACCTCGAAGGATGGCGTGGACGGCGAAGATATCGTGGCGGTGTCCGGTGCGGTCTTCCTGCCCAAAGGCAAGGCGCCCGACGGCGGCTGGCCAGTGATTGCCTGGGCGCATGGCACGGTCGGTATGGCTGATGTGTGCGCACCGTCTCTGGCCGGGCGGTCAGCGCGTGACAATGCCTATCTCAATACGTGGCTCAAAGAGGGCTATGCCATTGTCGCCACGGATTATCAGGGGCTGGGCACGCCGGGCCCGCACCCTTACGTCAATGCCCGCCCGCAGGCCTATAGTGTTCTGGACTCTATTCGCGCCGCTCAGCGCGGCTTTCCGGTTCTGTCGCCCAAAACTGTGATTGTGGGGCAATCTCAGGGCGGTCAGGCGGCGGTGGCGGCCGCGGCCTATGCGCTGGCTTACGCGCCCGAACTGGACATCCGCGGTACGGTCGCGACCGGCACGCCCTATAAATTCAGTCAGTCATTGCAGGTTGCTGGGCAGGTCAGTGGGAAGCTTGACCCCAAGGTGGCAAAAGCGGCTGATCCGACCATCTACTACATGTTCTACGGCTTACTGATGGCTCAGCAAACTCAGCCTGATCTCAAGGTGGCTGATATTGTATCCCCCGAAGCGCTGCCGCTGTTTGAACAAGCGAAATCCGTCTGCAATACCCGGCTTGACGCCGATATTCGCGGGGCCATGCTGACACGGGATATGACGTTCAACACTGAAGCCTATAATGCGGCCATGACGCCGGTTCTGGCAAAACTGGACTATCCGGGTCTCAAATTCAAAAGTCCGCTTTTCTTAGGTATCGGCGGCAAAGACGCAGAGGTGCCGTCGTCTGCTCAGTTGGCGCTGGCCAAGGATGCCTGCGCTGAAGGTTCAGTGGTGGTGACGAAACTCTATCCCGAACTTAGCCATTCCGGTGCGGTCAATGGCTCATTGCCGGACAGCCTGCCGTTCGTAAAGGCAGCGTTCGAGGGCAAGCCCATTGCCCCGCAGTGTCCGAAATAA
- a CDS encoding TonB-dependent siderophore receptor, translating into MKRRPIEYKRLLLASSIIGVLTGSLTISASAQETTSETSEVTEVVVTGSRFGRVVAQSATPIDLIRQEDLERAGSPELKGKLRTLVPSFSITNNYAAGVNDFMANPSLRGLSTGHVLLLLNGKRRVTSATGGGDVAYDINAIPSIALSRVEVLRDGAGAQYGSDAIAGVINLGLDDTTGFKGEARYGETSQGDGEAIDIGLSYGLPILNDGVLRVSFMHSDHTKTDRATPDTRQQYFGSNGTRLPSANYGSGTGLTPSNGTLDPREATIDRNMWVSNDPEYINNALFFSAELPVSEGIEAYSFGGINKLTGNSYNFFRRAGQDETVRALYPDGFLPLQIIEMENHAAAAGIKGDDLFGFSWDLSVNYGKNLQDFGYENAANVSQGAASKTSFYRGQYAIDQTSFNFDVTREIEMGASPLKFAMGLEYREENYNTSPGEPDSYAFGGVPILDGPNAGRPAPAGAQPGGGIRPDDALDGSRDSKALYVELDKTFFDRWQVIAAGRHEDFSDFGSTTNYKLASRFEINDHLALRGSVGTGFRAPSLAQSYFSRTNVTFINGLPVRVRGISVYDPVAPQLGAQPLSPEESEDISAGVVFRFGGFTGAIDYYKVEVTDRIVSSSTFQGGTLSAFMAANGQPDVVGVTFLTNAVDTTTEGVDLTAQYRHDLGAWGSLSATFAANFNETEIDRISGTPPQITALGINTTLFDLTQQVTLTDARPKDKQTVGLNWKRNKFNVALTATRYGEVSEVSMTGKTLAQVNALLPAGKYYTTLVQTGSTYSIIQTYQSDIVTDLDVTYAVTDHVNLTVGASNIFDAYPEKRIASTVASVATGTNGADNAGTLPYSYIAPYGTAGRTVYAKLSVKY; encoded by the coding sequence ATGAAACGCAGACCTATAGAGTATAAACGCTTACTGCTTGCCTCTTCGATTATCGGCGTCCTGACGGGCAGCCTGACGATATCGGCAAGCGCCCAAGAGACCACATCCGAAACTTCCGAAGTCACCGAAGTCGTTGTGACCGGCTCGCGCTTCGGACGGGTCGTCGCCCAGTCGGCCACACCCATCGACCTGATCCGTCAGGAAGACCTTGAGCGGGCAGGCTCACCCGAACTTAAGGGCAAGCTGCGCACTTTGGTGCCGAGCTTTTCGATCACCAATAACTATGCGGCGGGCGTCAATGACTTCATGGCCAATCCGTCCTTGCGGGGCCTGTCGACCGGCCACGTCCTGTTGCTGCTGAACGGCAAGCGCCGGGTAACGTCGGCCACTGGCGGCGGCGATGTCGCCTATGATATCAATGCCATTCCGTCGATTGCCCTGTCACGGGTCGAGGTTCTGCGTGATGGTGCCGGCGCTCAGTATGGCTCCGATGCCATTGCGGGCGTCATCAATCTGGGGCTGGACGACACGACCGGCTTTAAGGGTGAAGCCCGCTACGGCGAAACCTCACAAGGTGATGGGGAAGCCATTGATATCGGCTTAAGCTACGGCCTGCCGATCCTGAATGACGGCGTGCTTCGCGTCTCCTTCATGCACTCGGATCACACCAAGACCGACCGCGCCACACCCGATACCCGCCAGCAGTATTTCGGCTCAAACGGCACCCGACTGCCCTCGGCCAACTATGGTTCCGGTACGGGCCTGACGCCGTCCAATGGCACACTTGATCCGCGCGAAGCCACCATCGACCGCAATATGTGGGTGTCGAACGATCCGGAATATATCAACAACGCCCTGTTTTTCAGCGCTGAACTGCCGGTGAGCGAGGGCATCGAAGCCTATAGCTTCGGCGGCATCAACAAACTCACAGGCAACAGCTACAATTTCTTCCGCAGGGCCGGTCAGGATGAAACCGTGCGCGCCCTTTATCCGGATGGCTTCCTGCCGCTTCAGATCATCGAGATGGAAAACCACGCCGCCGCCGCCGGGATCAAGGGCGACGACCTGTTTGGGTTTAGCTGGGATCTGTCGGTCAATTACGGCAAGAACCTTCAGGACTTTGGATACGAAAACGCCGCCAACGTCTCGCAAGGGGCGGCCTCGAAAACCAGCTTCTATCGCGGTCAGTATGCTATCGACCAAACCTCGTTCAACTTTGATGTCACCCGCGAGATCGAGATGGGCGCCAGTCCGCTGAAATTCGCGATGGGCCTCGAATACCGTGAAGAGAACTACAATACCTCGCCCGGCGAGCCTGACTCCTACGCCTTCGGTGGTGTGCCTATTCTCGATGGCCCCAATGCCGGACGCCCAGCCCCGGCCGGTGCCCAACCCGGCGGCGGCATCCGCCCGGACGATGCCCTGGATGGCAGCCGCGACTCCAAGGCGCTCTATGTCGAACTGGACAAGACCTTCTTTGATCGCTGGCAGGTGATAGCGGCCGGTCGTCACGAGGATTTCTCCGACTTTGGCTCGACCACCAATTACAAACTGGCCAGCCGGTTTGAAATCAACGACCATCTGGCCTTGCGCGGATCAGTGGGTACGGGTTTCAGAGCGCCGTCCCTGGCTCAGTCCTATTTCAGCCGCACCAATGTCACCTTCATCAACGGTCTGCCGGTACGGGTGCGCGGGATTTCGGTCTATGATCCGGTGGCACCACAACTGGGCGCCCAGCCATTAAGCCCCGAAGAGTCCGAAGATATATCCGCAGGTGTAGTCTTCCGCTTCGGCGGCTTTACCGGCGCGATCGACTATTACAAGGTTGAGGTCACCGACCGGATCGTCTCATCATCCACGTTTCAGGGCGGCACTTTGTCAGCCTTCATGGCTGCCAATGGCCAGCCTGATGTGGTCGGCGTGACGTTTCTGACCAATGCCGTCGACACCACTACCGAAGGCGTCGATCTCACCGCCCAGTACCGTCATGACCTGGGGGCGTGGGGATCTTTAAGCGCCACCTTTGCGGCCAATTTCAACGAAACCGAGATCGACCGTATTTCCGGTACGCCGCCGCAAATCACGGCGCTGGGCATCAATACTACACTGTTTGACCTGACGCAGCAGGTCACCCTGACCGATGCCCGCCCCAAGGATAAGCAGACCGTCGGGCTGAACTGGAAGCGCAACAAATTCAACGTCGCACTTACGGCTACGCGCTATGGCGAAGTCTCGGAAGTGTCCATGACCGGTAAAACTTTGGCGCAGGTCAATGCGCTTCTGCCCGCCGGAAAGTACTACACGACCCTGGTTCAGACCGGATCGACCTATTCGATCATTCAGACCTACCAGTCTGATATCGTTACCGATCTGGATGTCACCTATGCGGTTACCGACCATGTTAACCTGACGGTCGGCGCGTCCAACATCTTTGACGCCTATCCGGAAAAGCGCATCGCCTCAACCGTTGCGTCGGTGGCAACAGGCACCAACGGCGCCGACAATGCCGGCACCCTGCCCTATTCCTACATAGCCCCCTATGGCACGGCCGGACGGACCGTCTATGCCAAGCTATCAGTTAAGTACTAG
- a CDS encoding M20/M25/M40 family metallo-hydrolase, protein MFLNRRGAMASVAAGLGLSLMPDVVRAQGSKVDVAVLLKDLIRFDTVNAPGDTRSAANYLKALFDQHTIPNEIILAPNGKAAHFIARLKGNGTKRPVLIAAHTDVVPVERERWSVDPFEGVEKDGFIYGRGALDNKAAVAVFAQAVLRLAKEKRKLSRDVIFLAEADEEQGAFNTNWLAANHWDKIDAEFCLNEGGRTFIGAQGVREMQVSCADKLTLNLKIKTSGPTGHSSRPLPVSETANGQLIEALARLSTYETEIILLPQVEAYLKASAKLNPGPYADAVAALLNAREPAARKAAARRLITQKDAGWGTEGLLRNTLVISMINSGIKPNVIPGNAEAVMNARLLPGQKVGPFIEELKAVIGNPKIEFEIVSTRPKDQQMPFFDAYARIIPSTTDTELYKAIERGAKTVWPQVTVMPTLLVASTDATPWRLRGVPVYGLGPVPVDADTASRIHGDDERVGVEPLKQGARFAYEILKTVSA, encoded by the coding sequence ATGTTTTTGAACCGCAGGGGGGCCATGGCCTCGGTGGCGGCAGGGTTGGGCCTGTCGCTAATGCCTGACGTTGTCCGCGCTCAGGGCAGCAAGGTCGATGTCGCCGTTCTTCTAAAAGATCTGATACGCTTTGATACGGTCAACGCGCCGGGCGATACGCGATCGGCAGCCAATTATCTCAAGGCGCTGTTCGATCAGCACACTATCCCCAATGAGATAATATTGGCACCTAACGGCAAGGCAGCGCACTTCATTGCCCGCTTGAAAGGGAACGGAACCAAGCGGCCAGTTCTGATTGCCGCCCATACTGATGTCGTGCCGGTTGAGCGTGAGCGATGGAGCGTTGACCCGTTTGAGGGTGTCGAAAAAGATGGCTTCATCTATGGCCGTGGGGCGCTGGATAACAAGGCGGCCGTGGCCGTGTTCGCTCAGGCTGTATTGCGTCTGGCCAAAGAGAAACGCAAGCTGTCGCGCGACGTCATTTTCCTTGCCGAAGCCGATGAGGAGCAGGGGGCGTTCAACACCAACTGGCTCGCGGCTAATCATTGGGACAAGATCGATGCCGAGTTCTGTTTGAACGAAGGCGGACGCACGTTTATTGGCGCACAGGGCGTACGCGAGATGCAGGTGTCGTGCGCCGATAAACTCACGCTCAATCTGAAGATCAAGACGTCGGGGCCCACGGGCCATTCCTCACGTCCGTTGCCGGTTAGCGAAACCGCCAATGGGCAGCTTATTGAGGCGCTGGCCCGGCTTTCGACTTACGAGACGGAGATCATCCTGCTGCCGCAGGTCGAAGCCTATCTCAAAGCGAGCGCCAAACTTAATCCCGGCCCCTATGCCGATGCTGTAGCAGCACTGTTAAACGCCCGCGAACCCGCCGCACGCAAAGCGGCGGCGCGGCGTCTAATCACACAAAAGGATGCGGGTTGGGGGACGGAAGGGCTTTTACGGAATACTCTGGTGATCAGCATGATCAATTCCGGCATTAAGCCCAATGTTATACCGGGCAATGCAGAAGCGGTGATGAATGCCCGACTGCTGCCCGGTCAGAAGGTCGGGCCCTTTATCGAGGAATTGAAAGCGGTTATCGGCAATCCGAAGATTGAGTTTGAAATCGTCTCCACCCGCCCGAAAGACCAGCAGATGCCATTTTTCGATGCCTATGCGAGGATTATCCCGTCTACGACAGACACGGAATTATATAAGGCGATCGAGCGGGGGGCCAAAACTGTATGGCCACAGGTGACCGTCATGCCCACTCTGCTGGTGGCATCGACCGATGCGACGCCGTGGCGGTTGCGGGGTGTTCCGGTCTATGGCCTGGGGCCGGTTCCCGTCGATGCCGATACCGCCTCACGGATACATGGTGACGATGAGCGTGTGGGTGTAGAGCCGCTGAAACAAGGGGCGCGATTTGCCTATGAGATACTGAAGACCGTCAGCGCTTAA